Proteins encoded within one genomic window of Nordella sp. HKS 07:
- a CDS encoding acetoacetate decarboxylase, which yields MADWKVQAASTLTLEQLLADGFSTPFDAPSVPAFPFTFRNAEVMTLAWRSDREAIQHILPPPLEAASDVVLAHIYKMNDTEWLGPYFESNIMVGCRYKETAGGYSPYLFLSSDGGVVHGREVHGQPKKLGRPNLEARGDAWIGTIERNGIDVLTGTMAYKQKRSDIKRLDEYFDFALNINLKAINHIDGKPAIRQLTARRLGALTVHECWSGPCTVELRPNVQAPVYRLPVKEMLEGFWWRADFTLVAGYVLHDYLVDR from the coding sequence ATGGCTGACTGGAAGGTCCAGGCGGCGAGCACGCTCACGCTGGAGCAATTGCTGGCGGACGGCTTCTCGACGCCCTTCGACGCGCCCTCGGTGCCGGCTTTTCCCTTCACCTTCCGCAATGCCGAGGTGATGACGCTCGCCTGGCGTAGCGACAGGGAGGCGATCCAGCACATTCTGCCTCCGCCCCTCGAAGCGGCCTCGGATGTCGTGCTGGCCCATATCTACAAGATGAACGACACGGAATGGCTGGGGCCCTATTTCGAAAGCAACATCATGGTCGGCTGCCGCTACAAGGAGACGGCCGGTGGCTACTCGCCCTATCTCTTCCTCTCCTCTGATGGCGGCGTCGTGCATGGCCGCGAAGTGCATGGCCAGCCGAAGAAGCTCGGCCGCCCAAATCTCGAGGCGCGCGGCGACGCCTGGATCGGCACCATCGAGCGTAACGGCATCGATGTCTTGACCGGCACCATGGCCTACAAGCAGAAGCGCTCCGACATCAAGAGGTTGGATGAGTATTTCGACTTCGCGCTCAACATCAATCTGAAGGCGATCAACCATATCGACGGCAAGCCGGCGATCCGGCAATTGACCGCCCGCCGCCTGGGCGCGCTTACGGTGCATGAATGCTGGTCAGGTCCCTGCACCGTGGAGCTCCGGCCCAACGTGCAGGCGCCGGTCTATCGCCTGCCGGTCAAGGAAATGCTCGAAGGCTTCTGGTGGCGCGCTGACTTCACGCTCGTGGCCGGCTATGTGCTGCATGATTATCTGGTGGATAGGTGA
- a CDS encoding FadR/GntR family transcriptional regulator, with protein sequence MGTKSVAEEKQERPALDDMAPIERVSVAEQVARNLLDLIRTGSVRPGQQLPTERELAATLQVSRPSVREAVRGLQILGVLKARQGGGLFVTSLKAAEILAPLQMLITLSADNFEALHESRVVVEGAIGRLLAQKITAATIARLRKMIEIQRGLTGNPVAFRVSDIEFHRTLGAGLDNPFLERISESLYVLGFEYRKIAWETPGVLARSVKDHEEIVAALEAKDSERTAAAMVRHMRSVHDTTKAAMTKKGKHNG encoded by the coding sequence ATGGGCACGAAGAGCGTGGCTGAAGAAAAACAGGAACGGCCGGCGCTGGACGATATGGCGCCGATCGAGCGGGTCTCGGTCGCCGAGCAGGTGGCGCGCAATCTGCTCGACCTGATCCGGACAGGCAGTGTCCGGCCGGGCCAGCAATTGCCGACCGAGCGTGAGCTTGCCGCCACCTTGCAGGTCTCGCGCCCCTCGGTCAGGGAAGCGGTGCGCGGCCTGCAGATACTGGGCGTCCTCAAGGCGCGCCAGGGCGGCGGCCTCTTCGTCACGTCGCTGAAGGCCGCCGAGATCCTGGCGCCGCTGCAGATGCTGATCACGCTGTCGGCCGATAATTTCGAGGCGCTGCATGAATCGCGCGTGGTCGTCGAAGGCGCCATCGGTCGTCTGCTTGCCCAGAAGATCACCGCCGCCACCATTGCCAGGCTGCGCAAGATGATCGAGATCCAGCGGGGCCTTACCGGCAATCCGGTGGCATTCCGCGTCTCCGACATTGAGTTCCACCGCACCCTGGGCGCCGGTCTCGACAATCCCTTCCTCGAGCGCATCTCAGAATCGCTCTATGTTCTGGGCTTCGAATACCGCAAGATCGCCTGGGAAACGCCGGGCGTGCTTGCCCGCTCGGTGAAGGATCACGAGGAGATCGTGGCGGCGCTGGAAGCCAAGGACTCGGAGAGGACGGCGGCCGCCATGGTGCGCCATATGCGCAGCGTCCATGATACAACTAAGGCGGCGATGACGAAAAAGGGAAAACACAATGGCTGA
- a CDS encoding SDR family NAD(P)-dependent oxidoreductase — translation MTAEVRTVLITGAARGIGWATAKLFCGNGWNVTIGDVDIVEARMRASAYPGRMLALHLDVTDRASVEAAFATSLARWGRLDALVNNAGIQRHAPLAELSFENWLAVLDINLNGCFHCLKAAAGIMLRQGSGAIVNLASVAATRGAPGRAPYAASKAAIVSLTKTAAVEWAELGLRVNAVAPGYVETDLVRNVIAEGRLDVQPILDRTPARRLADPAEIAHAIYFLCSPEASYVNGHVFHVDGGFEADYGVPFFPPKPVGT, via the coding sequence ATGACAGCGGAAGTCAGAACCGTCCTCATCACCGGCGCGGCGCGCGGCATCGGCTGGGCCACCGCCAAGCTTTTCTGCGGGAACGGCTGGAACGTCACGATTGGCGATGTCGACATCGTCGAAGCGCGGATGCGTGCCTCGGCCTATCCCGGGCGCATGTTGGCGCTGCATCTCGACGTCACCGACCGCGCCTCGGTCGAGGCCGCCTTCGCGACTTCCCTCGCGCGATGGGGGAGGCTCGACGCCCTTGTCAACAATGCCGGCATCCAGCGCCATGCACCGCTCGCCGAATTGAGCTTCGAGAACTGGTTGGCGGTGCTCGATATCAATCTCAATGGCTGCTTCCACTGCCTCAAGGCGGCGGCCGGAATCATGCTGAGGCAAGGGTCCGGCGCGATCGTCAATCTCGCCTCGGTCGCGGCGACGCGCGGAGCCCCCGGACGCGCGCCCTATGCCGCCTCGAAGGCCGCGATCGTGTCCCTGACCAAGACGGCAGCGGTCGAATGGGCGGAACTGGGTCTGCGCGTCAACGCCGTCGCACCCGGCTATGTCGAGACCGATCTCGTGCGCAATGTCATCGCCGAGGGCCGCCTCGACGTGCAGCCGATCCTCGACCGTACCCCGGCGCGCCGCCTTGCCGATCCGGCGGAAATCGCCCACGCGATCTACTTTCTGTGTTCCCCCGAGGCATCCTACGTGAATGGCCATGTCTTCCATGTCGATGGCGGCTTCGAGGCCGATTACGGCGTGCCCTTCTTTCCGCCCAAGCCGGTCGGGACATGA